In a genomic window of Streptomyces sp. NBC_01231:
- a CDS encoding immune inhibitor A has product MTSRSWQFRTAATVVAVAAATATFSTFAVAQAAPAAPAAVDGHDPQPAKSRGHDLDGPLSKTQEAQREEALNQVISGAAKVKDRDGSKVVKLKGEDKYVELGREKTDKIFTILVEFGDQVDSRYGGTPGPLHNEIAQPDRADDNSTAWQADYNQQHFQELYFGTGKNTESLKKYYEKQSSGRYSVEGDVTDWVKVPYNEARYGSNKDDTAAWYAVRDGVTAWVAQREDAGDTPAEIKAELAEFDQWDRNDFDGDGDFNEPDGYIDHFQIVHAGEDESAGGGAQGEDAIWAHRWFAFGTDAGSAGPANNKLGGTQIGDTGLWVGDYTIQPENGGLGVFAHEYGHDLGLPDEYDTSGGGENSTGFWTLMSSGSWLGTGKESIGDLPGDMNAWDKLQLGWLDYDIAQAGVKSNHTLGLAEYNTKNPQALVVQLPDKTVTTEIAAPAQGSRQWWSGSGNDLRNSLSRTVDLTGKSAASLTLDGWWDTEKDYDYVYTEVSTDGGANWTPIDGKLADGSAVPRDASGKPALTGTVDAHQKLTYPLDAYAGQKIGLRFRYQTDSGVAQKGFTADEITVTADGATLFSDNAESADAAWSASGFSRIGASITDDYPQYYIAENRQYVSYDKTLKVGPYNYGFSTSRPSWVEHYAYQNGLLIWKWDTSQADDNTSQHPGQGLILPIDSHPTPLKWSDGTLMRNRIQAYDSTFSRQQTDAITLHNAGAPTKIKSRAGVPVFDDGTSTYYDASNPLAGVKITDTNTRIKISNEPLDGSTISLQVGPSAK; this is encoded by the coding sequence GTGACCAGCAGATCCTGGCAGTTCAGAACGGCGGCGACCGTGGTCGCGGTGGCCGCGGCCACCGCCACCTTCTCGACCTTCGCGGTGGCCCAGGCCGCCCCGGCCGCACCCGCAGCCGTTGACGGGCACGACCCGCAGCCGGCCAAGAGCAGGGGACACGACCTCGACGGTCCGCTGTCCAAGACCCAGGAGGCCCAGCGCGAAGAGGCGCTCAACCAGGTCATATCCGGCGCCGCCAAGGTCAAGGACCGGGACGGCTCGAAGGTCGTCAAGCTCAAGGGCGAGGACAAGTACGTCGAGCTCGGCCGAGAGAAGACCGACAAGATCTTCACCATCCTGGTGGAGTTCGGCGACCAGGTCGACAGCCGCTACGGCGGCACGCCCGGCCCGCTGCACAACGAGATAGCCCAGCCGGACCGCGCTGACGACAACAGCACGGCCTGGCAGGCGGACTACAACCAGCAGCACTTCCAGGAGCTGTACTTCGGCACCGGCAAGAACACCGAGTCGCTGAAGAAGTACTACGAGAAGCAGTCCTCGGGCCGCTACTCGGTCGAGGGCGACGTGACCGACTGGGTCAAGGTCCCCTACAACGAGGCCCGCTACGGCTCCAACAAGGACGATACGGCCGCCTGGTACGCGGTCCGGGACGGCGTCACCGCCTGGGTCGCCCAGCGCGAGGACGCCGGTGACACCCCCGCCGAGATCAAGGCCGAGCTGGCCGAGTTCGATCAGTGGGACCGCAACGACTTCGACGGCGACGGCGACTTCAACGAGCCCGACGGCTACATCGACCACTTCCAGATCGTGCACGCCGGCGAGGACGAGTCCGCGGGCGGCGGCGCGCAGGGCGAGGACGCGATCTGGGCCCACCGCTGGTTCGCCTTCGGCACCGACGCCGGCTCCGCCGGCCCCGCGAACAACAAGCTCGGCGGCACCCAGATCGGCGACACCGGCCTCTGGGTCGGCGACTACACCATCCAGCCGGAGAACGGCGGCCTGGGCGTCTTCGCCCACGAGTACGGCCACGACCTGGGCCTGCCCGACGAGTACGACACCTCCGGCGGCGGCGAGAACTCCACCGGTTTCTGGACCCTGATGTCGTCCGGCTCCTGGCTCGGCACCGGCAAGGAGTCCATCGGCGACCTGCCCGGCGACATGAACGCCTGGGACAAGCTGCAACTCGGCTGGCTCGACTACGACATCGCCCAGGCGGGCGTGAAGTCGAACCACACCCTGGGCCTCGCGGAATACAACACCAAGAACCCGCAGGCCCTCGTGGTCCAGCTGCCCGACAAGACGGTCACCACCGAGATCGCCGCCCCGGCGCAGGGCAGCAGGCAGTGGTGGAGCGGCAGCGGCAACGACCTGCGCAACTCGCTGTCCCGGACCGTCGACCTGACCGGCAAGTCCGCCGCGAGCCTGACCCTCGACGGCTGGTGGGACACCGAGAAGGACTACGACTACGTCTACACGGAGGTCTCCACCGACGGCGGCGCCAACTGGACGCCGATCGACGGCAAGCTGGCCGACGGCAGCGCCGTCCCGCGCGACGCCAGCGGCAAGCCCGCCCTCACCGGCACGGTGGACGCCCACCAGAAGCTGACCTACCCGCTCGACGCCTACGCGGGCCAGAAGATCGGCCTGCGCTTCCGCTACCAGACCGACAGCGGCGTGGCCCAGAAGGGCTTCACGGCCGACGAGATCACGGTGACCGCCGACGGCGCCACCCTGTTCTCCGACAACGCCGAGTCCGCCGACGCCGCCTGGAGCGCCAGCGGCTTCTCCCGGATCGGCGCCTCCATCACGGACGACTACCCGCAGTACTACATCGCCGAGAACCGCCAGTACGTGTCGTACGACAAGACCCTCAAGGTCGGCCCGTACAACTACGGCTTCTCGACGAGCCGTCCGAGTTGGGTGGAGCACTACGCCTACCAGAACGGCCTGTTGATCTGGAAGTGGGACACCTCCCAGGCCGACGACAACACCAGCCAGCACCCCGGTCAGGGCCTGATCCTGCCGATCGACTCCCACCCGACGCCGCTGAAGTGGTCCGACGGCACGCTGATGCGCAACCGCATCCAGGCCTACGACTCGACCTTCAGCCGGCAGCAGACGGACGCGATCACGCTGCACAACGCGGGCGCCCCGACCAAGATCAAGTCCCGCGCCGGTGTCCCGGTCTTCGACGACGGCACGTCGACGTACTACGACGCCTCGAACCCGCTCGCGGGCGTCAAGATCACTGACACCAACACCCGGATCAAGATCTCCAACGAGCCGCTGGACGGCTCGACGATCTCGCTCCAGGTAGGACCGTCCGCGAAGTAG
- a CDS encoding DUF2017 domain-containing protein produces the protein MPGHFEPLPGGGAAVALDDVEISIIRSLAVQLLELIGPGPAEEASDDPLAELFAEGPSEPPSDPVLKRLFPDAYRDPEGDPGPKRADEEREYSAEFRRYTENDLRAGKRENALAVIRSLDALSPSGEGGAVLKLAPGESQQWLRSLNDLRLAIGSRLEISDEDDGDLLYHLPDDDPRKPMVMAYLWLGGLQETLVTTLLP, from the coding sequence ATGCCAGGACACTTCGAACCGCTCCCCGGCGGCGGCGCGGCCGTCGCCCTCGACGACGTCGAGATCTCCATCATCCGGTCGCTGGCCGTCCAGCTCCTGGAACTCATCGGTCCCGGCCCCGCCGAGGAGGCCAGTGACGATCCGCTCGCCGAGCTGTTCGCCGAGGGCCCCAGCGAACCTCCGTCCGACCCGGTCCTCAAGCGGCTCTTCCCCGACGCCTATCGCGACCCGGAGGGCGACCCCGGGCCGAAGCGCGCCGACGAGGAACGCGAGTACTCCGCCGAGTTCCGCCGCTACACCGAGAACGACCTCAGAGCCGGCAAGCGGGAGAACGCCCTCGCGGTGATCCGCTCCCTGGACGCGCTCAGTCCGTCCGGCGAGGGCGGTGCGGTCCTCAAGCTGGCGCCCGGTGAGTCCCAGCAGTGGCTGCGTTCCCTCAACGACCTGCGGCTGGCGATCGGCTCCCGTCTGGAGATCAGCGACGAGGACGACGGCGACCTCCTCTACCACCTCCCGGACGACGACCCGCGTAAGCCGATGGTGATGGCGTATCTGTGGCTCGGAGGACTTCAGGAGACGCTCGTGACCACTCTCCTGCCGTAA
- the clpS gene encoding ATP-dependent Clp protease adapter ClpS — translation MGHVTSPAPLETERTESAEEVFAVPEPDLPWITIVHNDPVNLMSYVTYVFQTYFGYSKDKATKLMLDVHHKGRAVVSSGSREEMERDVQAMHGYGLWATLQQDRK, via the coding sequence ATGGGCCATGTGACGTCACCCGCTCCCCTAGAGACCGAACGCACCGAGTCGGCGGAGGAGGTCTTCGCCGTTCCCGAGCCGGATCTCCCCTGGATCACCATCGTCCACAACGACCCGGTCAACCTCATGAGCTATGTGACCTACGTCTTCCAGACGTACTTCGGCTACTCCAAGGACAAGGCCACCAAGCTCATGCTCGACGTCCATCACAAGGGCCGGGCGGTCGTCTCCAGCGGGTCCCGCGAGGAGATGGAGCGCGACGTGCAGGCCATGCACGGCTACGGCCTGTGGGCCACGCTCCAGCAGGACCGCAAGTAG
- a CDS encoding FAD-binding protein: MIMSRIEAPRDEATGNLFDRLLDGLPADAVLTDPDVTASYANDMASFCPAGVPAVVVLPRTVEQVQHVMRTATELRVPVVPQGARTGLSGGANASDGCVVLSLTKMDRILEINPVDRVAVVEPGVINATLSRAVGEHGLYYPPDPSSWEMCTIGGNIGTASGGLCCVKYGVTAEYVLGLDVVLADGRFMSTGRRTAKGVAGYDLTRLFVGSEGSLGIVVGATLALRPKPPEQLVLAAEFASGAAACDAVCRIMAGGHVPSLLELMDRTTVKAVNDLAHMGLPESTEALLLAAFDTPDPASDLAALGALCEAAGATQVVPADDLAESELLLQARRLSLTALEAVKGTTMIDDVCVPRSRLGEMLEGTERIAEKYQLTIGVVAHAGDGNTHPTVCFDAQDPEESRRARESFDEIMALGLELGGTITGEHGVGVLKKEWLAREIGPVGVEMQRQIKQVFDPLGILNPGKLF, translated from the coding sequence GTGATCATGAGCCGTATCGAAGCGCCGCGCGACGAAGCGACCGGCAACCTCTTCGACCGTCTGCTGGACGGCCTGCCCGCCGATGCCGTCCTCACGGACCCGGACGTCACGGCCTCCTACGCCAACGACATGGCCAGCTTCTGCCCGGCCGGCGTCCCCGCCGTGGTCGTCCTGCCGCGCACGGTCGAACAGGTCCAGCACGTCATGCGCACCGCCACTGAACTACGCGTCCCGGTCGTCCCGCAGGGCGCCCGCACGGGCCTGTCGGGCGGGGCCAACGCCTCCGACGGCTGCGTCGTGCTGTCCCTGACGAAGATGGACCGGATCCTGGAGATCAACCCGGTCGACCGCGTCGCCGTCGTCGAACCGGGCGTCATCAACGCCACGCTCTCCCGCGCGGTGGGCGAACACGGCCTCTACTACCCGCCGGATCCGTCCAGCTGGGAGATGTGCACCATCGGCGGCAACATCGGCACCGCCTCCGGCGGCCTGTGCTGCGTGAAGTACGGGGTGACCGCGGAGTACGTCCTCGGGCTCGACGTGGTGCTGGCCGACGGGCGGTTCATGTCCACCGGCCGCCGTACCGCCAAGGGCGTCGCCGGGTACGACCTGACCCGCCTCTTCGTCGGCTCGGAGGGCTCGCTCGGCATCGTCGTGGGAGCCACCCTGGCGCTCCGGCCGAAACCGCCCGAGCAGCTGGTGCTGGCGGCCGAGTTCGCGTCCGGGGCCGCCGCCTGCGACGCCGTGTGCCGGATCATGGCGGGCGGCCATGTGCCGTCCCTCCTCGAACTGATGGACCGTACGACGGTGAAGGCCGTCAACGACCTCGCGCACATGGGACTGCCGGAGAGCACCGAGGCCCTCCTCCTGGCCGCCTTCGACACCCCGGACCCTGCCTCCGACCTCGCCGCCCTCGGCGCGCTGTGCGAGGCGGCCGGCGCCACCCAGGTCGTCCCGGCCGACGACCTCGCCGAGTCCGAACTGCTGCTCCAAGCGCGGCGGCTGTCGCTCACCGCGCTCGAAGCGGTCAAGGGCACGACGATGATCGACGACGTGTGCGTGCCCCGGTCGAGGCTCGGCGAGATGCTCGAAGGGACCGAGCGGATCGCGGAGAAGTACCAGCTGACCATCGGGGTCGTCGCGCACGCCGGTGACGGCAACACCCACCCCACGGTCTGCTTCGACGCCCAGGACCCCGAGGAGTCCCGGCGCGCACGCGAGTCCTTCGACGAGATCATGGCGCTCGGCCTGGAACTCGGCGGCACGATCACCGGCGAGCACGGCGTGGGCGTCCTGAAGAAGGAGTGGCTGGCGCGCGAGATCGGCCCGGTCGGGGTGGAGATGCAACGGCAGATCAAACAGGTCTTCGATCCGTTGGGCATCCTCAACCCGGGCAAGCTGTTCTGA
- a CDS encoding isochorismatase family protein, translating to MRRALIVVDVQNDFCEGGSLAVAGGADVAAAVTELIGQAGGSGYQHVVATRDHHIAPGGHFADNPDYTHSWPAHCIAGTEGVGFHPNFAPVVASGAIDAVFDKGAYAAAYSGFEGADENGVTLADWLRSREVEEVDVVGIATDHCVRATALDAAREGFRTQVLLDLTAGVAEATTEAALEEMRGAGVELSGKPVVA from the coding sequence ATGCGCCGCGCCTTGATCGTCGTAGACGTGCAGAACGACTTCTGCGAGGGCGGCAGCCTCGCGGTGGCCGGAGGGGCCGATGTGGCCGCCGCCGTCACCGAGCTGATCGGTCAGGCGGGCGGCTCCGGTTACCAGCACGTCGTCGCCACCCGGGACCACCACATCGCGCCCGGCGGCCACTTCGCCGACAACCCGGACTACACCCACTCCTGGCCCGCGCACTGCATCGCCGGCACCGAGGGCGTCGGCTTCCACCCCAACTTCGCCCCCGTGGTGGCCTCCGGCGCGATCGACGCCGTCTTCGACAAGGGGGCGTACGCGGCGGCGTACAGCGGGTTCGAGGGCGCCGACGAGAACGGCGTGACGCTCGCCGACTGGCTGCGCTCCCGGGAGGTCGAGGAGGTGGACGTGGTCGGCATCGCGACCGACCACTGCGTGCGGGCCACCGCGCTGGACGCGGCACGGGAGGGCTTCCGTACCCAGGTGCTGCTGGATCTGACCGCCGGAGTGGCCGAGGCCACGACCGAGGCGGCGCTGGAGGAGATGCGGGGCGCGGGCGTGGAGCTGTCCGGCAAGCCCGTGGTGGCCTAG
- a CDS encoding MmpS family transport accessory protein, giving the protein MHRIVRGAVCSAAVTGLALGLSSCSGTVDQVDKAVSETYDVTYEVTGKNVDSIDFHGGGGTAAKPKIESVSKPKLPWTKTVTLRGIMPAAVMPVATDPEGAGVACKITHKGKVLEEQSAKGLVTAGGCIAESPVTG; this is encoded by the coding sequence ATGCACCGCATCGTCCGCGGCGCCGTCTGCTCCGCCGCCGTCACCGGCCTCGCGCTCGGCCTCAGCTCCTGCTCCGGGACTGTCGACCAGGTCGACAAGGCAGTGAGCGAGACGTACGACGTCACCTACGAGGTCACGGGGAAGAACGTCGACTCGATCGACTTCCACGGCGGCGGTGGCACGGCCGCGAAGCCGAAGATCGAGTCGGTGTCGAAGCCCAAGCTGCCCTGGACGAAGACGGTCACACTGCGCGGCATCATGCCCGCGGCGGTCATGCCGGTCGCCACGGACCCCGAAGGCGCTGGGGTCGCGTGCAAGATCACCCACAAGGGCAAGGTGCTGGAGGAACAGAGCGCCAAGGGTCTGGTGACCGCCGGCGGCTGCATCGCGGAGTCCCCGGTCACGGGGTGA
- a CDS encoding RDD family protein, with protein MSTEPPPGSGQPPEDDPFRKQPPPSEGSGSPYGAQPPPPGGGDPYGGGGGDPYGGGGGPHGGGGQYPGDPLAGMPPLADSGRRTLARIIDMIMVGIVVWLLTWAMDVHEYDIDNDKIEYGKSLGQSLVAAVLYMGYDTVMMSRTGQTFGKKWLGMRVANLDNGATPSVQSNLIRSAVLWIPFAFCCACVWTAIAGGWSFFDKPYKQGLHDKAAKTVVVKTD; from the coding sequence ATGAGTACCGAACCGCCCCCCGGCTCCGGTCAGCCGCCGGAAGACGACCCGTTCAGGAAGCAGCCCCCGCCCTCCGAGGGTTCGGGTTCGCCGTACGGCGCTCAGCCCCCGCCTCCCGGGGGCGGTGACCCCTACGGCGGTGGCGGCGGCGACCCGTACGGAGGCGGGGGAGGCCCGCACGGCGGTGGTGGTCAGTACCCCGGCGACCCGCTGGCCGGCATGCCGCCGCTCGCTGACAGCGGCCGGCGCACGCTCGCCCGGATCATCGACATGATCATGGTCGGGATCGTCGTCTGGCTGCTCACCTGGGCCATGGACGTCCACGAGTACGACATCGACAACGACAAGATCGAGTACGGCAAGTCCCTCGGACAGTCGCTCGTGGCCGCCGTGCTCTACATGGGCTACGACACGGTCATGATGAGCAGGACGGGCCAGACGTTCGGCAAGAAGTGGCTGGGTATGCGGGTGGCCAACCTGGACAACGGGGCCACCCCCTCCGTGCAGAGCAACCTGATCCGCTCGGCGGTGCTGTGGATCCCGTTCGCCTTCTGCTGCGCCTGTGTCTGGACCGCGATCGCGGGCGGCTGGAGCTTCTTCGACAAGCCCTACAAGCAGGGCCTGCACGACAAGGCGGCCAAGACGGTGGTGGTCAAGACCGACTGA
- a CDS encoding nicotinate phosphoribosyltransferase has protein sequence MNTADLGLPVDVPSTALFTDQYELTMLQAALKAGTAERRSVFECFTRRLPEGRRYGVVAGTGRVLDAVENFRFDADVLGFLREHSIVDEATSNWLASYRFSGDIWGYPEGEVYFPGSPILRVEGSFAECVLLETVILSILNHDSAIAAAASRMSSAAGERPLIEMGARRTHELAAVAAARAAYVGGFTTTSDLAAGFRYGIPTVGTSAHAFTLLHDQERDAFQAQVDSLGRGTTLLVDTYDVEEAVRTAVEVAGPELGAVRIDSGDLLLVAHRVRQQLDELGATETRIIVTSDLDEYAIASLAAAPVDAYGVGTQLVTGSGHPTASMVYKLVARAETADPKAPLVPVAKRSTGGKTSVGGRKWAARRLDRYGVAETEVVGTGPVPGELADRQLLVELVKSGEVVAREPLDVVRDRHAAARAGLPLSATQLSRGEPVIPTEYVQGRSGS, from the coding sequence ATGAACACAGCGGACCTTGGGCTGCCGGTGGACGTTCCCTCGACGGCGCTCTTCACGGACCAGTACGAGCTCACCATGCTGCAGGCCGCTCTGAAGGCGGGCACCGCCGAACGGCGCAGCGTGTTCGAGTGCTTCACCCGGCGGTTGCCCGAGGGGCGTCGCTACGGCGTGGTGGCGGGCACCGGACGCGTCCTGGACGCGGTGGAGAACTTCCGTTTCGACGCGGACGTCCTCGGCTTCCTGCGCGAGCACTCCATCGTCGACGAGGCGACCTCGAACTGGCTCGCCTCATACCGCTTCTCGGGTGACATCTGGGGCTATCCCGAGGGCGAGGTGTACTTCCCGGGGTCGCCGATCCTGCGGGTCGAGGGCTCGTTCGCCGAGTGCGTGCTGCTGGAGACCGTGATCCTGTCGATCCTCAACCACGACTCGGCGATCGCCGCGGCCGCCTCCCGGATGTCCTCCGCCGCCGGCGAGCGCCCGCTGATCGAGATGGGGGCCCGCCGCACCCACGAGCTCGCCGCGGTCGCCGCCGCGCGCGCCGCGTACGTCGGCGGCTTCACCACCACCTCGGACCTGGCGGCAGGCTTCCGCTACGGCATCCCCACCGTGGGCACCTCCGCCCACGCCTTTACCCTGCTGCACGACCAGGAGCGGGACGCCTTCCAGGCCCAGGTGGACTCGCTCGGCCGGGGCACCACGCTGCTCGTGGACACGTACGACGTCGAGGAGGCCGTCCGGACGGCCGTGGAGGTGGCCGGTCCCGAGCTGGGGGCTGTGCGGATCGACTCCGGGGACCTGCTGCTGGTCGCGCACCGGGTACGGCAGCAGCTGGACGAACTGGGGGCCACCGAGACGCGGATCATCGTGACCTCGGACCTGGACGAGTACGCCATCGCCTCGCTGGCGGCGGCGCCCGTGGACGCGTACGGCGTCGGCACCCAGCTGGTGACCGGCTCCGGGCACCCGACGGCCTCGATGGTGTACAAGCTGGTCGCCCGCGCCGAGACCGCCGACCCCAAGGCCCCGCTGGTGCCGGTGGCGAAGAGGTCCACCGGCGGCAAGACGTCCGTCGGCGGCCGCAAGTGGGCGGCACGGCGGCTGGACCGGTACGGGGTCGCGGAGACCGAGGTCGTCGGCACCGGGCCGGTGCCGGGTGAGCTGGCCGACCGTCAGCTGCTGGTCGAGCTGGTCAAGAGCGGCGAGGTCGTCGCCCGGGAGCCGCTGGACGTGGTCCGCGACCGGCACGCGGCCGCCCGGGCCGGGCTGCCGCTGTCGGCGACCCAGCTGTCCCGCGGGGAACCGGTCATTCCGACGGAGTATGTCCAGGGGCGCTCGGGTAGTTAG
- a CDS encoding SsgA family sporulation/cell division regulator, translating into MQRTVVERELELRLILSQDHSIPVLTRLAYRADDPYAVRVTFHITSEHPVNWTFSRDLLVEGVFRPSGDGDVRVWPSKVDGRSVVLMALSSPDGEALIQAPTAQLSAWLERTLRVVPPGTEGEQLGIDGELDQLLAQ; encoded by the coding sequence ATGCAACGCACCGTTGTCGAACGCGAGCTGGAACTCAGACTCATCCTGTCCCAGGACCACAGCATCCCGGTCCTGACCCGGCTCGCCTACCGCGCCGACGACCCGTACGCCGTCCGCGTCACCTTCCACATCACCTCCGAGCACCCGGTGAACTGGACGTTCTCCCGCGATCTCCTGGTGGAGGGGGTCTTCCGGCCGAGCGGGGACGGAGACGTGCGGGTGTGGCCGTCGAAGGTGGACGGCCGCAGCGTCGTCCTGATGGCGCTGAGTTCACCTGATGGTGAAGCCCTCATCCAGGCCCCGACCGCCCAGCTGTCCGCCTGGCTGGAGCGGACGCTGCGGGTGGTGCCTCCGGGGACCGAGGGCGAGCAGCTGGGGATCGACGGCGAGCTCGACCAGTTGCTCGCCCAGTGA
- a CDS encoding RDD family protein yields the protein MSAPTPAPGDDRPREGYYPDPSIPGYVRYWNGAAWVPGTSRPAPTDGVPLAPPSGAGSDPSPAGPAAPVEETGPHFFDEDPVGRPGQSGLPDQSGGPGSSSAAGAQHGGRPEPAAAWGADRSQQSGFGGDQDRRVSWGSPQGAPQGAQHGGQPGAPQGGRPGLPQGADPRVPRAAEPPDGPPQLEGRSARTDGSAAIPPTEPDEAAAGNTFVFRRPTPGPAAAGGAGTGTPGVPGPGGPVDDEGTVTFRALSPRAAQQNGAAGAHQGSTGGPGAGSAPAPGAFGAQFAAGAGPGAAGPGAQAASPDAAASSQAPPVPGAPGTPGTSGFGAGKAAAARAADAQGQAGPAAAAQAASAAPGALSGPQQAAPAPSVPQQPGVPQQGGPMASGAGGGQPSWAQQVHRLAGASDDEQPVVPWKPPVDDVFQAAARRQSSARPAGLGKRLAARLVDTVVLAAVTSVAAVPLGTKALDHVNEKIDAAKLSGETVTVWLLDGTTSTYLGIVLAVLLVFGALYEALPTAKWGRTLGKKLFGLDVRDIEGGEAPSFGAALRRWLVYSVPGLLAVGVLGVLWGLFDRPWRQCWHDKAAHTFVAG from the coding sequence ATGAGCGCCCCAACCCCGGCACCTGGTGATGACAGGCCCCGCGAAGGGTATTACCCGGACCCCTCCATTCCTGGATATGTCCGGTACTGGAACGGTGCCGCCTGGGTACCGGGCACCAGCCGTCCGGCGCCGACGGACGGCGTACCGCTCGCGCCCCCGTCCGGCGCCGGCTCGGACCCGTCTCCGGCAGGCCCGGCCGCCCCGGTCGAGGAGACGGGCCCGCACTTCTTCGACGAGGACCCGGTCGGCCGACCCGGTCAGTCGGGCCTGCCCGATCAGTCCGGCGGGCCCGGCTCGTCCTCGGCGGCGGGTGCCCAGCACGGTGGCCGGCCCGAACCCGCGGCCGCGTGGGGCGCCGACCGCTCCCAGCAGTCGGGCTTCGGCGGCGACCAGGACCGCCGGGTGTCGTGGGGGTCACCGCAAGGTGCTCCGCAGGGAGCGCAGCACGGAGGTCAGCCGGGGGCCCCGCAGGGCGGCCGACCCGGGCTTCCGCAGGGTGCGGATCCGCGGGTGCCGCGCGCGGCGGAGCCCCCGGACGGTCCGCCCCAGTTGGAGGGCCGCTCCGCCCGTACGGACGGCAGCGCGGCGATTCCGCCCACCGAGCCGGACGAGGCCGCCGCCGGCAACACGTTCGTCTTCCGTCGGCCGACACCCGGCCCCGCAGCGGCGGGCGGCGCGGGCACCGGAACTCCCGGCGTCCCGGGCCCCGGTGGCCCCGTCGACGACGAGGGCACCGTCACCTTCCGCGCGCTCTCCCCGCGCGCGGCCCAGCAGAACGGGGCGGCGGGGGCGCATCAGGGGAGCACGGGCGGCCCGGGCGCCGGAAGCGCCCCCGCGCCGGGCGCGTTCGGTGCCCAGTTCGCGGCGGGCGCGGGTCCCGGGGCGGCCGGGCCCGGAGCCCAGGCCGCGTCCCCGGACGCCGCCGCGTCCTCCCAAGCCCCTCCGGTTCCCGGCGCTCCCGGCACCCCCGGCACGTCCGGATTCGGGGCCGGAAAGGCCGCCGCCGCGCGTGCGGCGGACGCGCAGGGGCAAGCCGGGCCCGCAGCCGCCGCCCAGGCCGCCTCCGCGGCGCCCGGCGCCCTGTCCGGCCCGCAGCAGGCGGCCCCCGCCCCGAGCGTGCCCCAGCAGCCCGGCGTGCCCCAGCAGGGCGGTCCCATGGCGTCCGGCGCCGGTGGCGGGCAGCCCTCCTGGGCCCAGCAGGTGCACCGGCTCGCGGGCGCGTCCGACGACGAGCAGCCCGTCGTGCCCTGGAAGCCGCCCGTGGACGACGTGTTCCAGGCGGCCGCCAGGCGGCAGTCGTCCGCCCGTCCCGCCGGGCTCGGCAAGCGGCTGGCCGCCCGGCTCGTGGACACCGTCGTCCTCGCCGCGGTCACCTCCGTGGCCGCCGTACCGCTCGGCACCAAGGCGCTCGACCACGTCAACGAGAAGATCGACGCGGCCAAGCTGTCCGGCGAGACCGTCACGGTCTGGCTGCTGGACGGCACGACGTCGACGTATCTCGGCATCGTCCTCGCCGTCCTGCTCGTCTTCGGCGCGCTGTACGAGGCGCTGCCCACCGCCAAGTGGGGCCGCACCCTCGGCAAGAAGCTGTTCGGTCTGGACGTGCGGGACATCGAGGGCGGTGAGGCCCCGTCCTTCGGTGCCGCCCTGCGCCGCTGGCTCGTCTACAGCGTGCCCGGTCTGCTCGCCGTCGGCGTCCTGGGTGTCCTGTGGGGCCTGTTCGACCGGCCGTGGCGCCAGTGCTGGCACGACAAGGCCGCGCATACGTTCGTTGCGGGCTGA